A region of the Pukyongiella litopenaei genome:
CCGCCACCGATCGAGAGTTTCAGCTTGGAGAAATCGACATCTTTCATGCCCGGATGCATGGCAAGACCGGCAAACATCGTGTTTACCGCAGGGAAGACAGTGACCCCGGCGTCTTTGATGGCCGCAATGAAATCATCAACATCGCGAGGATTTGGGATAAGAATCAACCGACATCCAAGTGACATGTAAGCCAGCGACAGGGTCAGACCAAAGATGTGGTAAAGCGGCAGTGCTACGACCATCACCTCTTCGGTAGCAACACTGGCTTTGGGTAGGAACCCTTTGTACTGTTCCAGGTTGGCAACGACATTGCGATGTTTCAAAACCGCCCCTTTCGAGGGGCCCGTGGTGCCGCCCGTGTATTGGAAAAACAATAGGTCCTTACTTTTCAGGTCGACAGGTGAGTAGGCCATACCCGCGCCGGCGGTCAGAATATCTGAGAAAGCAACATATTGTTCCAAACGACAGTCCACTGGCGGGGTCGGAACCGTCGCCTCACATGCATCACCCAGCTCGATGGTGATGACGTTCTCGACGGACGTATTGGACACGATCTCTGCCAGAACAGGTGTCGAACCATTGAAAATCATGATCGTTTCCGCACCGGAATCGTTGAGCTGATGCTCCAACTCGCGCGGTGTGTAGAGCGGATTCACGTTTACCTGGCACGCGCCGGCACGCAGGATGCCCAGCATGGCGACGGGGAATGCGAATATGTTGGGGCACATCAACGCGATGCGATCCCCTTTCTTTACGCCCATTTTGTTTTGCAGATAGGCGGCGACCGCACGCGATTTCTCTTCGAACTCACCATAAGTCATGCTCTTGCCAAAG
Encoded here:
- a CDS encoding AMP-binding protein; this translates as MKHWLKTYDADVPEEINPDAYPSIVAMFEEAAEKYKDHVAFECFGKSMTYGEFEEKSRAVAAYLQNKMGVKKGDRIALMCPNIFAFPVAMLGILRAGACQVNVNPLYTPRELEHQLNDSGAETIMIFNGSTPVLAEIVSNTSVENVITIELGDACEATVPTPPVDCRLEQYVAFSDILTAGAGMAYSPVDLKSKDLLFFQYTGGTTGPSKGAVLKHRNVVANLEQYKGFLPKASVATEEVMVVALPLYHIFGLTLSLAYMSLGCRLILIPNPRDVDDFIAAIKDAGVTVFPAVNTMFAGLAMHPGMKDVDFSKLKLSIGGGAAIIETVSNNWKKLTGQHITEGYGLSETSPLLSIVPYDVAEFTGSCGLPAPSTDIKLLDDDDKIAPIGERGEICAAGPQVMDGYWNKPDANESAFTVDGYFRTGDIGVFDEAGYLRIVDRKKDMIIVSGFNVFPNEIEAVVTAVDGVAECACIGIPDEKTGESISVFVVKAPGGDVTADEIVAHCRKEMTAYKTPRKITFVKELPKSSVGKILRRELRDA